In Microplitis mediator isolate UGA2020A chromosome 2, iyMicMedi2.1, whole genome shotgun sequence, a single window of DNA contains:
- the LOC130678543 gene encoding coatomer subunit alpha encodes MLTKFETKSARVKGLSFHPKRPWILASLHNGVIQLWDYRMCTLLEKFDEHDGPVRGICFHNQQPLFVSGGDDYKIKVWNYKQRRCIFTLLGHLDYIRTTVFHHEYPWILSASDDQTIRIWNWQSRACICVLTGHNHYVMCAQFHPSEDMIVSASLDQTVRVWDISGLRKKNVAPGPGGLEEHLKNPGTTDLFGQADAVVKHVLEGHDRGVNWASFNPTLPLIVSGADDRQIKMWRMTDMKAWEVDTCRGHYNNVSCVLFHPRQDLILSNSEDKSIRVWDMAKRGCLQTFRREHERFWVLAAHPTLNLFAAGHDSGMIIFKLERERPAYAVHGNLLYYVKERYLRKLDFTTSKDTAVMQLRGGGKTPAFSMSYNQAENAVLICTRCATNIENSTYDLYMIPKDGDSNTDPETKRASGVTAIWVARNRFAVLDRGYSLVIKNLKNEVTKKVQIPNCDEIFYAGTGMLLLRDSDQLILFDVQQKRQVAEVRISKCRYVVWSNDMSHVALLSKHTVNICNRKLESLCSISENTRVKSGAWDDSGVFIYTTSNHIKYAINSGDHGIIRTLDLPIYVTRVKGNQVYCLDRECRPRVLRIDPTEYKFKLALINRKYEEVLHMVRTANLVGQSIIAYLQQKGYPEVALHFVKDEKTRFGLALECGNIEVALEAARTLDQKACWESLAQAALLQGNHQVVEMCYQRTKNFEKLSFLYLLTGNLDKLKKMTKIAEIRKDVSGQYQGSLLLGDIYERAKILKEAGQTSLAAVTKKIHGIANEEDEEQVALIGDEFQELERGAIYLRPLIPAQQVENNWPLLTVSKGFFEGAMMSRGKSQVAAALAAVETEDDAGVAEGWGNDEELGIDDEEGVEGGEVGEDGEEGGAGWEVEDVDLPPELETNVAVAEDGYFAAPTKGVPPSHHWVNNSQLAVDHILAGSFETACRLLHDQVGVTEFQAYQAHFLNTFSRSRTSYSCLPNIPSLNAYPLRNWKTATLKTGLPAVGLQLTELVQRLQVCYQLTTGGKFTEAVEKLQAILLSVPLLVVDTRQDIAEAQQLIQICREYILGLKMESERKNAPKATLAEQKRVCEMAAYFTHCNLQPVHQILTLRTAVNLFFKLKNYKTTASFARRLLELGPRAEVAQQVRKILQACDKNPVDEQQLLYDEHNPFSLCASTYTPIYRGKPEVKCPLCGASYHPQFKDSLCKVCDVAQVGKECIGLRISSLQFR; translated from the exons atgcTGACTAAATTCGAAACGAAGTCAGCTCGTGTCAAAGGGTTGTCTTTTCATCCCAAAAGACCGTGGATCCTAGCAAG TTTACACAATGGAGTTATCCAGCTGTGGGACTACCGGATGTGCACGTTGCTGGAGAAATTCGACGAGCATGATGGACCAGTCAGAGGAATCTGCTTCCACAATCAGCAGCCGCTGTTTGTATCCGGTGGCGATGACTACAAAATCAAGGTATGGAATTACAAGCAACGTCGCTGTATATTTACGCTGCTTGGTCACTTGGACTACATCCGTACGACAGTATTTCATCACGAGTACCCATGGATCTTGAGTGCCTCTGATGACCAGACGATAAGGATCTGGAACTGGCAGAGTCGGGCGTGTATTTGCGTACTTACTGGCCACAATCACTACGTCATGTGCGCGCAGTTTCATCCTTCGGAGGATATGATTGTCTCTGCGTCACTGGACCAGACGGTCCGTGTTTGGGACATCTCGGGATTGAGGAAGAAAAACGTTGCGCCAGGTCCCGGTGGACTGGAGGAGCATCTGAAGAATCCTGGAACCACTGACTTGTTTGGGCAAGCGGACGCTGTTGTCAAACACGTCCTGGAAGGTCATGACCGTGGAGTGAACTGGGCGAGCTTCAACCCAACTCTGCCACTGATTGTCTCCGGTGCCGATGATCGGCAGATCAAGATGTGGAGAATGACTGACATGAAGGCCTGGGAAGTTGACACTTGTCGCGGGCACTACAACAACGTGTCCTGCGTACTCTTCCACCCACGTCAGGATTTGATACTTTCCAACTCTGAGGACAAGAGTATCAGAGTCTGGGACATGGCCAAGCGCGGCTGTCTACAGACATTCCGCAGAGAGCACGAAAGATTCTGGGTCCTCGCCGCTCATCCAACTTTGAATCTTTTCGCAGCTGGACATGACTCGGGGATGATTATTTTCAAACTAGAGCGCGAGCGTCCGGCTTACGCAGTACATGGCAACCTTCTGTACTACGTCAAGGAAAGATATCTGCGTAAATTGGACTTTACGACATCAAAGGACACCGCGGTGATGCAGCTCCGCGGAGGAGGAAAAACTCCAGCCTTCAGTATGTCTTACAATCAAGCTGAGAACGCGGTTCTTATTTGCACCAGGTGCGCTACCAACATTGAAAACAGCACCTACGACTTGTACATGATCCCCAAGGACGGAGACTCGAATACTGATCCTGAAACAAAGAGAGCTTCTGGTGTCACTGCTATCTGGGTCGCGAGAAACCGCTTCGCTGTTCTAGATCGCGGATACTCG CTGGTGATTAAAAATCTGAAGAATGAAGTAACGAAAAAAGTCCAGATCCCGAACTGCGATGAAATATTTTACGCAGGGACCGGCATGCTTCTGCTTCGCGACTCGGACCAGTTGATACTTTTTGATGTTCAGCAGAAACGTCAGGTCGCTGAAGTAAGAATTTCAAAATGTCGTTACGTGGTCTGGTCTAACGACATGTCACACGTTGCGCTGTTATCAAAACACACGGTAAATATTTGCAACCGTAAATTGGAATCTCTGTGCTCAATATCCGAGAACACGAGAGTCAAGTCCGGAGCTTGGGATGACTCGGGCGTTTTTATTTACACGACGAGCAATCATATCAAGTATGCCATCAATTCGGGTGATCATGGAATCATTCGTACTCTGGACCTTCCTATTTACGTAACTCGTGTCAAGGGCAACCAAGTCTACTGCCTGGACCGCGAATGCAGACCTAGGGTTCTAAGAATCGACCCGACTGAGTATAAATTCAAACTCGCCTTGATCAATAGAAAGTATGAAGAAGTTTTGCACATGGTGAGGACTGCCAATTTGGTGGGTCAGTCTATCATAGCGTATCTCCAACAGAAAGGATACCCAGAGGTAGCTCTGCACTTTGTCAAAGATGAGAAGACTCGCTTTGGACTTGCTCTGGAGTGCGGAAACATTGAGGTTGCTCTCGAAGCAGCCAGAACTCTTGACCAGAAAGCTTGCTGGGAGAGTCTAGCCCAAGCTGCTCTGCTGCAAGGTAATCACCAGGTAGTGGAGATGTGCTACCAGCGGACAAAGAACTTTGAGAAGCTATCATTCCTCTATTTACTCACCGGTAACCTGGACAAATTAAAGAAGATGACAAAGATCGCGGAGATACGCAAAGACGTCTCGGGACAGTACCAGGGAAGTCTTTTGCTTGGAGATATTTATGAACGGGCAAAAATTCTCAAAGAAGCTGGACAAACTTCATTGGCTGCGGTGACCAAGAAAATTCACGGTATCGCCAACGAAGAAGATGAGGAACAAGTTGCTTTGATTGGTGACGAGTTCCAGGAATTGGAACGCGGTGCGATTTATTTACGACCTCTGATACCAGCTCAGCAGGTGGAGAACAACTGGCCGCTGTTGACTGTCTCCAAGGGCTTCTTTGAAGGTGCGATGATGTCACGAGGCAAGAGTCAGGTCGCTGCAGCTCTAGCTGCTGTCGAAACCGAAGACGACGCTGGAGTCGCCGAAGGCTGGGGCAATGACGAAGAATTGGGCATCGATGACGAAGAAGGAGTCGAGGGTGGCGAAGTCGGTGAAGATGGTGAAGAAGGTGGCGCTGGATGGGAAGTCGAGGATGTCGATTTGCCTCCAGAGTTGGAGACCAACGTCGCCGTGGCTGAGGACGGATACTTTGCAGCTCCGACCAAAGGAGTTCCTCCGTCTCACCACTGGGTCAACAATTCTCAGCTCGCTGTCGATCATATACTCGCCGGGTCCTTCGAGACAGCTTGCCGCCTCCTGCATGACCAAGTTGGAGTCACCGAATTCCAGGCCTACCAAGCGCATTTCCTCAACACTTTCTCAAGATCACGCACCAGCTACTCCTGTCTGCCCAATATTCCTTCTCTAAATGCTTACCCGCTGCGTAACTGGAAGACTGCGACACTAAAAACTGGTCTACCAGCAGTAGGACTCCAGCTGACGGAGTTGGTTCAGCGTCTGCAAGTCTGCTACCAACTGACAACCGGCGGTAAATTTACAgaagcagttgaaaaattgcaGGCTATTCTTCTAAGCGTTCCACTGCTGGTTGTCGACACCAGACAGGACATCGCCGAGGCTCAGCAGCTCATTCAGATCTGCCGCGAATATATTCTGGGTCTGAAAATGGAGAGCGAACGTAAGAATGCTCCCAAAGCGACGCTCGCTGAACAAAAAAGAGTTTGCGAAATGGCCGCATACTTCACGCACTGCAATCTACAGCCAGTTCATCAGATCCTGACACTCAGAACtgctgtaaatttatttttcaaattgaagAACTACAAAACTACTGCGTCGTTCGCTAGACGCCTGCTGGAACTCGGACCTAGAGCTGAAGTTGCTCAGCAAGTCAGAAAGATTCTTCAG gCTTGCGACAAGAATCCAGTTGACGAGCAACAATTGCTCTACGATGAGCACAACCCCTTCTCACTCTGTGCTTCGACATACACGCCAATTTACCGAGGAAAACCCGAGGTCAAGTGTCCTCTCTGCGGTGCCAGCTACCACCCGCAGTTCAAAGACTCTCTTTGCAAAGTCTGCGACGTCGCTCAGGTCGGAAAAGAGTGCATAGGATTGAGAATAAGTTCTCTGCAATTccgataa
- the LOC130678545 gene encoding uncharacterized protein LOC130678545, translated as MWAIYFIFITMLGARESLAGDLKKRQVLYPAQNLFGYQYPFPQIPFQPSYYQPNEFAYRIQFWLTPQAAPESATKPSAGSGDNLITVVNQTGGAARKSNDPVVSGDKNDLKNEKSESGRKSGEKLAVNGTVAIESKIDGQGNDTLKQTGATLEVKISADNSTEIKNRIDTKNSTTS; from the exons atgtgggctatatattttatttttattact ATGCTGGGGGCCAGGGAAAGTCTGGCGGGCGATTTAAAGAAGCGACAGGTTTTGTACCCAgcacaaaatttatttgggtACCAGTACCCGTTCCCGCAGATACCATTCCAGCCGTCTTATTATCAGCCGAATGAATTCGCGTATCGTATACAATTTTGGCTCACGCCTCAAGCAGCTCCCGAGAGCGCGACGAAACCATCTGCTGGTTCTGGGGATAATCTTATCACGGTTGTCAATCAAACTGGTGGTGCGGCTCGTAAAAGCAATGATCCAGTCGTAAGTGGTgacaaaaatgatttgaaaaatgaaaaatctgaATCTGGAAGAAAGTCTGGTGAGAAATTAGCTGTCAATGGCACGGTTGCAATTGAAAGTAAAATTGACGGGCAGGGTAATGACACTTTGAAGCAGACTGGAGCTACACTAGAAGTCAAAATATCTGCTGACAATTCAACGgagataaaaaatagaatcgatactaaaaattcaacaacttcttga
- the LOC130678544 gene encoding cysteine-rich with EGF-like domain protein 2 has protein sequence MRHIKFILLVPTILTICSITISTASLQPPTDVKAEKLRSEKLPDCAACRVLVESFQKGIEKTKRGKFEGGDTAWEEDNQKSYARSEVRLTEIQENLCKDVVRGEIQCHDLAEELEATIEEWWFKFQDQHPDLFGYICVDFTARCCPKDHWGKECTACPGYPDNVCNNNGKCRGAGTRKGNGTCLCDKGYAGDQCGECDKKSYQSYKDETKLLCSSCHDACADGCTGAGAGDCVGDCKKGWVINQDKGCVDVNECVKSEKYCPGNQFCVNKDGGYSCLKCDRACNGCTADGPDMCTKCADDHEKKDNVCINTDILGRKRRENWARYATYFGLCLATYIILQGNVYAASVIGLMVALYISVSEYMIATTDVQNTTPNLDFLPPAH, from the exons ATGAGacatataaagtttattttattagtaccAACAATCTTGACAATTTGCTCAATTACAATTAGCACAGCTTCGTTACAGCCACCGACTGATGTAAAGGCTGAAAAACTCCGTTCTGAAAAATTGCCCGACTGTGCTGCCTGCCGAGTACTTGTTGAAAGTTTCCAAaag ggtatcgaaaaaacaaaacgtGGGAAATTTGAAGGCGGTGACACAGCATGGGAGGAAGACAACCAGAAATCCTACGCCCGTAGCGAAGTAAGACTGACAGAAATCCAAGAAAATCTTTGCAAAGATGTAGTCCGAGGTGAGATCCAGTGCCACGACCTGGCCGAAGAACTGGAAGCTACGATAGAGGAGTGGTGGTTCAAGTTCCAGGACCAACATCCAGACTTGTTCGGCTACATCTGCGTTGATTTCACAGCGCGATGCTGCCCGAAGGACCACTGGGGCAAAGAGTGCACTGCGTGTCCCGGTTATCCTGACAACGTTTGCAACAATAATGGAAAATGTCGCGGTGCCGGTACGCGGAAAGGCAACGGGACGTGTCTCTGCGACAAAGGATACGCTGGAGATCAATGTGGAGAGTGTGATAAAAAGTCTTACCAGTCGTACAAAGATGAAACGAAATTATTATGCTCAAGTTGTCACGATGCCTGCGCTGATGGATGCACAGGTGCTGGAGCTGGTGATTGTGTTGGAGATTGTAAGAAAGGCTGGGTGATTAATCAAGACAAAGGATGCGTTGACGTAAACGAATGCGTCAAAAGCGAGAAATACTGTCCTGGTAATCAGTTCTGCGTCAACAAAGACGGAGGATACTCGTGTCTAa AATGCGACCGGGCTTGCAATGGATGCACAGCAGATGGTCCGGACATGTGTACCAAGTGTGCAGATGACCATGAGAAAAAAGACAATGTTTGTATAA ATACGGATATTCTTGGTCGTAAACGGCGCGAGAATTGGGCGCGTTATGCAACTTACTTTGGATTGTGTCTCGCAACTTATATTATTCTGCAGGGTAATGTCTATGCAGCTAGTGTTATCGGTTTAATGGTCGCACTCTACATATCTGTGTCTGAATACATGATCGCTACAACTGATGTCCAAAATACCACGCCAAATCTTGACTTTTTACCACCAGCtcattag